The Mustela erminea isolate mMusErm1 chromosome 18, mMusErm1.Pri, whole genome shotgun sequence genome has a window encoding:
- the BHLHA9 gene encoding class A basic helix-loop-helix protein 9, protein MHRGGPGPGLRGLKGAEGSSEDLGGSCLEAGRGFGVLRENCEAEEEMAGARTRTRPVRSKARRMAANVRERKRILDYNEAFNALRRALRHDLGGKRLSKIATLRRAIHRIAALSLVLRASPAPRWPCGHLECHGQAARAGGSGDAGSSPPPPPPAPLSAGPFEPRCASCSPHMSPGRPRAGAEAQVSAQASTGSWRRGPGAPFAWPRGHLRAGPGLGFQHC, encoded by the coding sequence ATGCACCGAGGCGGGCCAGGGCCAGGCCTCAGAGGCCTCAAGGGGGCCGAGGGTTCCTCTGAGGACTTGGGGGGCTCCTGCCTGGAGGCCGGGAGGGGTTTTGGGGTGCTGAGGGAGAACTGCgaggcagaggaggagatggCGGGTGCCAGGACGCGCACCCGGCCCGTACGCTCCAAGGCTCGGCGCATGGCGGCCAACGTGCGGGAGCGCAAACGCATCCTGGACTACAACGAGGCCTTCAACGCGCTCCGCCGGGCGCTGCGCCACGACCTGGGCGGCAAGAGGCTCTCCAAGATCGCCACCCTGCGCAGAGCCATCCACCGCATCGCGGCGCTCTCCCTGGTCCTGCGCGCCAGCCCCGCGCCCCGCTGGCCCTGCGGGCATCTGGAGTGCCACGGCCAGGCCGCGCGCGCCGGGGGCAGCGGGGATGCGGGCTCtagcccgccgccgccgccgcccgccccgctGTCCGCGGGCCCCTTCGAGCCGCGCTGCGCCTCGTGCTCCCCGCACATGTCCCCTGGACGGCCCCGGGCGGGGGCAGAGGCTCAGGTCTCGGCTCAGGCGTCCACGGGAAGCTGGCGCCGAGGTCCCGGGGCTCCCTTCGCCTGGCCGCGGGGGCACCTGCGTGCGGGCCCCGGGCTGGGCTTCCAGCACTGCTGA